Proteins encoded in a region of the Streptomyces liliiviolaceus genome:
- a CDS encoding SDR family NAD(P)-dependent oxidoreductase, with amino-acid sequence MGDKWTTANIPDQRGRVAVVTGANTGLGYETAKALAERGASVVLAVRNAEKGEQAAARMTGDVSVQALDLTSLDSVRTAAAALRSRFDRIDLLINNAGVMYTPKQTTRDGFEMQFGTNHLGHFALTGLLLDLMLPVPGSRVVTVSSTGHRIRAAIHFDDLQWERSYSRVGAYGQSKLANLMFTYELQRRLAAHGTTVAMAAHPGLSGTELARNTPAALRLPLTWFAPLITQTPAMGALPTLRAATDPAALGGQYYGPGGRNEIMGHPRLVTSSPESYDAAVQQRLWAVSEDLTGMTFPVVQPKRKFFPSGSATTM; translated from the coding sequence ATGGGCGACAAGTGGACGACGGCGAACATTCCGGACCAGCGCGGGCGGGTGGCCGTGGTGACCGGAGCCAACACCGGACTGGGGTACGAGACCGCCAAGGCCCTCGCCGAGCGCGGGGCGAGCGTGGTGCTCGCCGTGCGCAACGCCGAGAAGGGCGAGCAGGCCGCGGCCCGCATGACCGGCGACGTGAGCGTGCAGGCGCTGGACCTGACCTCGCTCGACTCCGTCCGGACTGCGGCGGCCGCACTGCGGTCCCGGTTCGACCGGATCGACCTGCTGATCAACAACGCCGGCGTGATGTACACCCCGAAGCAGACCACCCGGGACGGCTTCGAGATGCAGTTCGGCACCAACCACCTCGGCCACTTCGCGCTCACCGGGCTGTTGCTGGACCTGATGCTGCCGGTGCCCGGCTCGCGTGTGGTGACGGTCAGCAGCACCGGCCACCGCATCCGGGCCGCGATCCACTTCGACGACCTGCAGTGGGAGCGGTCGTACAGCCGGGTCGGCGCCTACGGTCAGTCCAAACTGGCCAACCTGATGTTCACGTACGAGCTGCAGCGCCGACTCGCCGCGCACGGCACCACCGTCGCGATGGCCGCGCACCCCGGCCTGTCCGGCACCGAACTCGCCCGCAACACCCCCGCGGCCCTTCGCCTCCCGCTCACCTGGTTCGCACCGCTGATCACCCAGACACCGGCGATGGGCGCGCTGCCGACCCTGCGCGCCGCGACCGACCCCGCCGCGCTCGGTGGCCAGTACTACGGTCCCGGCGGACGCAACGAGATCATGGGCCACCCCCGCCTGGTCACCTCCAGCCCGGAGTCGTACGACGCAGCTGTCCAGCAGCGGCTGTGGGCCGTCTCCGAGGACCTCACCGGGATGACGTTCCCCGTCGTTCAGCCCAAGCGGAAATTCTTTCCCTCCGGGTCGGCCACAACGATGTAG
- a CDS encoding TetR/AcrR family transcriptional regulator: protein MTFQRARTEEQREIRRRAILDMASAMLDEMPVAAVTLNELSRRVGLAKPNVLRYFESREAVLLELLDHFLQEWLTELAGELAAGVDEDRPMAERAEAAAEILSSSLSDRVVLCDLFGAQGTVLERNVSVEVVARYKRASLDRLTTMTALIQKYLPELGESATLFSLQTMVLAGALSAYSTPPPSLQAAYQAEPDLARFHLELKDSLKLALTATLLGVLPRN, encoded by the coding sequence GTGACTTTCCAGCGGGCGCGAACCGAAGAGCAGCGGGAGATCCGCCGACGGGCGATCCTCGACATGGCGTCGGCGATGCTCGACGAGATGCCCGTGGCCGCGGTCACCCTCAACGAGCTGAGCCGCCGGGTGGGCCTGGCGAAGCCGAACGTGCTGCGCTACTTCGAGTCCCGCGAGGCGGTACTGCTGGAACTGCTGGACCACTTCCTCCAGGAGTGGCTGACGGAACTGGCAGGCGAGTTGGCCGCCGGCGTCGACGAAGATCGACCCATGGCCGAGCGGGCGGAAGCGGCTGCCGAGATCCTCAGCAGTTCACTCTCCGACCGAGTGGTGCTGTGCGACCTCTTCGGCGCACAGGGCACCGTCCTCGAACGCAACGTCTCCGTCGAGGTCGTGGCACGCTACAAGCGCGCCTCCCTGGACCGCCTGACCACCATGACCGCCCTGATCCAGAAGTACCTGCCGGAGCTGGGCGAGAGCGCGACGCTGTTCAGCCTGCAGACCATGGTGTTGGCCGGGGCCCTGTCCGCGTACAGCACACCCCCACCCAGCCTCCAGGCGGCCTACCAGGCCGAACCCGACCTGGCCCGCTTCCACTTGGAGCTGAAGGACTCCTTGAAGCTGGCCCTGACCGCAACGCTCCTGGGCGTGCTGCCGCGCAACTGA
- a CDS encoding alpha/beta fold hydrolase, whose amino-acid sequence MNDDATASNRSCDQNPVPGLPLYDLAGFTHRWIDAEGIRLHAVEGGRPAGPTVVLLAGFPQTWWAWRKVMPGLAERFHVIAIDLPGQGHSERPRGSYDTHTVASRVQAALDAINVPKYWLVAHDIGAWVAFSLALKYEERLHGVALLDAGIPGVTLPDSIPTDPERAWKTWHFAFHLVPELPETLLTGREREYVGWFLKAKTLSPNTFDGAEIDHYAAAIAAEGGLSASLAYYRDAAESARKNHDALERGHLTVPVLGISSSHGSIPDMAASIGPWAENVTGAFIPEAGHFIPDEQPDATVDALTAFIDHQPVE is encoded by the coding sequence ATGAACGACGACGCCACAGCCTCGAACCGCTCCTGCGACCAGAACCCGGTCCCCGGGTTGCCGCTGTACGACCTCGCGGGTTTCACCCACCGCTGGATCGACGCGGAAGGAATCCGCCTGCACGCGGTGGAGGGCGGCCGGCCGGCCGGTCCCACCGTCGTCCTGCTCGCCGGATTCCCGCAGACCTGGTGGGCTTGGCGGAAGGTGATGCCGGGCCTTGCCGAGCGATTCCACGTGATCGCGATCGACCTGCCGGGGCAGGGCCACTCGGAGCGCCCCCGAGGGAGCTACGACACGCACACCGTCGCCTCGCGTGTCCAGGCTGCGTTGGATGCGATCAATGTGCCGAAGTACTGGCTCGTCGCCCACGACATCGGGGCCTGGGTCGCCTTCTCGCTGGCCCTGAAGTACGAGGAGCGCCTGCATGGTGTCGCTCTGCTCGACGCCGGCATTCCCGGAGTCACCCTCCCGGACTCCATCCCGACGGACCCCGAACGGGCCTGGAAGACCTGGCACTTCGCCTTCCACCTGGTGCCCGAACTGCCCGAGACCCTGCTCACCGGCCGCGAACGTGAATACGTCGGCTGGTTCTTGAAGGCCAAAACACTGTCCCCGAACACCTTCGACGGCGCCGAGATCGACCATTACGCCGCTGCCATCGCGGCCGAGGGAGGTCTTTCGGCGTCTCTCGCCTACTACCGCGACGCCGCGGAATCGGCGCGCAAGAACCATGACGCCCTCGAACGAGGGCACTTGACCGTCCCGGTCCTGGGAATCTCCAGCTCCCACGGCTCGATCCCCGACATGGCCGCGTCCATCGGCCCGTGGGCGGAGAACGTGACCGGCGCCTTCATCCCGGAGGCCGGACACTTCATTCCCGACGAGCAGCCCGACGCGACGGTGGACGCGTTGACCGCATTCATCGATCACCAGCCTGTCGAGTAG
- a CDS encoding TetR/AcrR family transcriptional regulator: protein MAGKKQFDVDIALDAAMVQFWRAGYADTSLDDLSRTTGLNRSSLYSSFGDKDSLYLRCLDRYAARYGNRYDQALSRAPEEPLQAVRAFFEVTLRRIADPEVPDGCLIAQTAMAGPVLSPTIAAHAREALGSQHARLRNALNASQLAEADAEAFAVHLTAVNQSLAVMSRSKASQEQLRTVIDISMNALSQALQARS, encoded by the coding sequence ATGGCCGGGAAGAAGCAGTTCGACGTGGACATCGCGCTCGACGCGGCGATGGTCCAGTTCTGGCGGGCCGGATACGCCGACACGTCACTCGACGACCTCTCCAGGACGACCGGATTGAACCGCAGTTCCCTCTACTCCTCGTTCGGCGACAAGGACTCGCTCTACCTGCGCTGCCTGGACCGCTACGCCGCACGGTACGGAAACAGGTACGACCAGGCGCTTTCACGTGCGCCCGAGGAACCGCTCCAGGCGGTACGGGCGTTCTTCGAGGTCACCCTGCGACGCATCGCTGACCCTGAAGTACCTGACGGATGCCTGATCGCCCAGACCGCGATGGCGGGCCCGGTGCTCAGCCCCACCATCGCCGCACACGCGAGGGAAGCGCTCGGCTCTCAGCACGCGCGGCTGCGGAACGCCCTGAACGCCTCGCAGCTGGCCGAAGCCGACGCCGAGGCTTTCGCGGTCCACCTGACGGCGGTCAACCAGTCGCTGGCCGTGATGAGCAGGAGCAAGGCGAGCCAGGAGCAGCTCCGTACGGTCATCGACATCAGCATGAACGCGCTCTCGCAGGCCCTGCAGGCCAGGAGTTAG
- a CDS encoding VOC family protein, with protein MGHDTPRIHHVGHIVEDMAQAISLYERLGFAVPPPSCPAMSRREGAAPEAFGAANTHADFPSSFLELVTRVKEGDVTGLPADTHLVPLEAPAEVLSLLVERIGETSANLSACLDRFQGMHILMFSSPAIDAAAERLTAAGVRHGGVNTVRRAAPEGADSVETVRYLEIDGEGPDARPGTVAEGRVGFVADLDPDVQGARRLNHPNGAVGLVEATLCAADADLAAVRQRYETYLGRPARQEGPAHVFDLDGAALRLVTFSGLATALPGERPPALPAFVACTVAVQDLALASDLLRRNGLPVHETPSGDMFVPAEAALGTAVVFRTAP; from the coding sequence ATGGGACACGACACCCCCCGCATCCACCACGTGGGCCACATCGTCGAGGACATGGCTCAGGCGATCAGCCTGTACGAGCGGCTGGGATTCGCCGTTCCGCCGCCCAGTTGTCCGGCGATGTCCCGCCGCGAGGGCGCGGCGCCCGAAGCCTTCGGAGCCGCCAACACGCATGCGGATTTCCCGAGTTCCTTCCTCGAACTCGTCACGCGGGTGAAGGAAGGAGACGTCACCGGGTTGCCCGCCGACACACATCTTGTACCTCTGGAGGCGCCGGCCGAGGTGTTGTCCCTGCTTGTGGAACGGATCGGCGAGACCAGCGCCAACCTGTCCGCGTGCCTGGACCGCTTTCAGGGCATGCACATCCTCATGTTCTCGTCGCCCGCCATCGACGCGGCAGCCGAGCGCCTGACCGCCGCCGGCGTACGGCACGGCGGGGTCAACACAGTGCGGCGAGCCGCACCCGAGGGCGCGGACTCGGTGGAGACGGTCCGGTATCTGGAGATCGACGGCGAGGGGCCCGATGCCAGGCCTGGCACGGTCGCGGAGGGGCGGGTGGGCTTCGTCGCCGACCTGGACCCCGATGTCCAAGGCGCCCGCCGCCTCAACCACCCCAACGGCGCCGTGGGACTCGTCGAGGCGACGCTCTGCGCCGCCGACGCCGATCTGGCCGCGGTTCGGCAGCGGTACGAGACGTACCTCGGCCGACCTGCACGGCAAGAGGGGCCCGCCCACGTCTTCGACCTCGATGGCGCCGCCCTGAGACTCGTGACCTTCTCGGGTCTGGCGACCGCTCTGCCGGGCGAGCGGCCGCCCGCGCTCCCGGCGTTCGTCGCCTGCACCGTGGCCGTACAGGACCTCGCCCTCGCCAGCGACCTGCTGCGCCGCAACGGGCTTCCCGTTCACGAAACACCGTCCGGCGACATGTTCGTGCCGGCCGAGGCCGCCCTGGGCACCGCTGTCGTCTTCCGCACCGCCCCTTGA
- a CDS encoding VOC family protein yields MSAIKKFQVTFDCAEPERLARFWCEVLGYVAPPPPEGFTTWEDANSALPPEKRDSWFACSDPSGVGPRLFFQRVPEGKVVKNRVHLDVRVGTGLVGDERLATLEAECARLVALGATHVQTLYADEENESCIPMLDIEGNEFCID; encoded by the coding sequence ATGTCAGCGATCAAGAAGTTCCAAGTCACCTTCGACTGCGCGGAACCTGAGCGGCTCGCTCGCTTCTGGTGCGAGGTGTTGGGGTACGTCGCTCCGCCGCCACCGGAGGGATTCACCACCTGGGAGGACGCCAACAGCGCCCTGCCCCCTGAGAAGCGGGATTCATGGTTCGCTTGCAGTGACCCCTCGGGTGTGGGCCCGCGCCTTTTCTTCCAACGCGTCCCCGAAGGCAAGGTCGTCAAGAACCGAGTACATCTCGACGTCCGGGTCGGCACCGGGCTCGTGGGGGACGAGCGCCTCGCCACGCTCGAAGCCGAGTGCGCGCGACTGGTCGCGCTCGGCGCGACCCACGTGCAGACGTTGTACGCCGATGAGGAGAACGAGTCATGCATCCCCATGCTGGACATCGAGGGCAACGAGTTCTGTATCGACTGA
- a CDS encoding LacI family DNA-binding transcriptional regulator — MATIKDVAARAGVALGTASRVLSGSSQTSADSRSRVLAAAAELGYIANGPARSLRRARTDVLGLLVSDIRNPFFSELAHAAEQEARHHGYTVLLANANEDAEQADAYLQTFAGQRIDGLLFSPQSTVSPQLAATLASGLPLVFLNRRIEGVDAPLYGTDNAQGVEQVLAWLRSRGHHDVAFVGGPDTISTGAERRAAYLAGRQAHGINTDERLLDAGDFLAGGAAEAMSRILDHDVPFTAVFGANGLTTLGVVRALRERLGAERAARIEIVSFDDLDWFEFASPPISAVRNDASSIGRLGVRGLVDLIAGRPAPGRRVPTTFADRALPAVR, encoded by the coding sequence GTGGCCACGATCAAGGATGTCGCTGCACGGGCGGGGGTCGCGCTCGGCACCGCGTCCCGGGTGCTCAGCGGCAGCAGCCAGACCTCGGCCGACTCCCGGTCCCGCGTGCTCGCCGCCGCGGCCGAACTGGGATACATCGCCAACGGGCCGGCCCGTTCTCTGCGGCGCGCCCGAACCGACGTACTGGGGCTGCTCGTCTCGGACATCCGCAACCCGTTCTTCTCCGAGCTGGCGCACGCCGCCGAGCAGGAGGCCCGCCACCACGGCTATACCGTGCTGCTGGCCAATGCGAACGAAGACGCCGAACAGGCCGACGCCTACCTGCAGACCTTCGCCGGCCAACGCATCGACGGCCTGCTGTTCTCGCCGCAGAGCACCGTCTCGCCGCAGCTCGCTGCCACGCTCGCGTCCGGGCTGCCGCTCGTGTTCCTCAACCGCAGGATCGAGGGCGTCGACGCCCCGCTGTACGGCACGGACAACGCGCAGGGCGTGGAACAGGTGCTCGCCTGGCTGCGGAGCCGGGGCCACCACGACGTCGCCTTCGTCGGCGGTCCGGACACGATCTCCACCGGCGCCGAGCGCCGGGCCGCCTACCTCGCCGGGCGTCAGGCGCACGGCATCAACACCGATGAGCGGCTCCTGGACGCCGGTGACTTCCTGGCGGGCGGAGCGGCCGAGGCCATGTCCCGCATCCTCGACCACGATGTTCCCTTCACGGCCGTGTTCGGCGCGAACGGTCTGACCACCCTGGGCGTCGTGCGCGCGCTGCGCGAGCGGCTCGGTGCGGAACGGGCCGCCCGTATCGAGATCGTCTCCTTCGACGACCTCGACTGGTTCGAGTTCGCCTCGCCGCCCATCAGCGCGGTCCGCAACGACGCGTCGTCGATCGGCCGCCTCGGCGTACGAGGGCTCGTCGATCTGATCGCCGGACGCCCCGCCCCCGGTCGACGCGTCCCCACCACCTTCGCCGACCGCGCCCTGCCGGCCGTCCGATGA
- a CDS encoding RpiB/LacA/LacB family sugar-phosphate isomerase gives MKVALGADHAGYALKDTVRQAIEALGHEVIDCGTHSGDPVDFPDITRTTCEVVLSGSADRAVLVCGTGQGAVMAANKLPGVRCGLAHEPYSAHQAVEHDDANAIAMGAWLVPHALVPDIVREFLGAVFDDDEETRRRVAKLNALDALTPAP, from the coding sequence ATGAAGGTCGCCCTCGGCGCGGACCACGCCGGATACGCGCTCAAGGACACCGTCCGCCAGGCCATCGAGGCTCTCGGGCACGAAGTGATCGACTGCGGCACCCACAGCGGTGACCCGGTCGACTTCCCGGACATCACCCGCACCACCTGCGAGGTGGTCCTCTCCGGGTCCGCCGATCGTGCCGTGCTCGTCTGCGGCACCGGCCAGGGCGCCGTCATGGCCGCCAACAAGCTGCCCGGCGTCCGCTGCGGTCTCGCCCACGAGCCCTACTCCGCCCATCAGGCCGTCGAGCACGACGACGCCAACGCCATCGCCATGGGGGCCTGGCTGGTCCCCCACGCGCTCGTGCCCGACATCGTCCGTGAGTTCCTCGGTGCCGTCTTCGACGACGACGAGGAAACCCGCCGCCGCGTCGCCAAACTGAACGCGCTCGACGCCCTGACCCCGGCCCCCTGA
- a CDS encoding MFS transporter, giving the protein MSTSVPTPRRSALGSKDRVKTAVAAAFGTSVENYDFIAYGTASALYFGAVFFPESDRLVGTLLSFATLAVGFVMRPLGGAVGGYFADKHGRKPVLVAAMTVMGAATFLIGVLPTYGQVGVLAPILLVALRMIQGLAFGAEWGGAITMAYEHAPWHRRGMFAAIPQAGNPLGIALASGVFAWSSSFDGSWQWRIPFLFSAVMVIVALIVRSRLTESPEFQEARATGSTEKNPFLATLSEDWRGILRVIALRVVESFAYYSTATYLLSYLTDRHPDLRSVALGAITAASILAIAVTFLAGALTDRIGRRPLYIAGCTAAILFAFPMYLLTNTARPALVVTVFIIGIGLIHACLTGTQGSLLTEQFRTATRTSGASLGYQLAAAIGGFAPLLAAALVGVFGWPGAALLYLGAAVIGLVGILVTKETWGRHERERVLALVAEEHRARTASGTPTGEVLPSTSR; this is encoded by the coding sequence ATGTCCACCAGCGTCCCCACCCCGCGTCGGAGCGCGCTCGGCTCCAAGGACCGCGTCAAGACCGCGGTCGCCGCCGCCTTCGGCACGAGTGTCGAGAACTACGACTTCATCGCGTACGGCACCGCCTCCGCCCTCTACTTCGGAGCGGTCTTCTTCCCCGAGAGCGACCGGCTCGTCGGCACCCTGCTCTCCTTCGCCACCCTCGCGGTCGGCTTCGTCATGCGCCCGCTCGGGGGCGCCGTCGGCGGCTACTTCGCCGACAAGCACGGCCGCAAACCCGTCCTCGTCGCGGCCATGACCGTCATGGGCGCCGCCACGTTCCTCATCGGTGTGCTGCCGACCTACGGGCAGGTGGGTGTGCTCGCACCGATCCTGCTCGTGGCCCTGCGCATGATCCAGGGCCTCGCGTTCGGCGCCGAGTGGGGCGGGGCGATCACCATGGCCTACGAGCACGCGCCGTGGCACCGCCGCGGTATGTTCGCGGCGATACCCCAGGCCGGCAACCCTCTGGGCATCGCGCTGGCCAGCGGTGTGTTCGCGTGGAGCTCCAGCTTCGACGGGAGCTGGCAGTGGCGTATCCCCTTCCTGTTCAGCGCCGTCATGGTGATCGTCGCGCTGATCGTGCGTTCCCGGCTCACCGAGTCCCCCGAGTTCCAGGAAGCCCGAGCCACCGGCAGCACCGAGAAGAACCCGTTCCTCGCCACGCTCTCCGAGGACTGGCGCGGCATCCTGCGGGTCATCGCCCTGCGCGTCGTCGAGTCCTTCGCCTACTACTCCACCGCGACCTATCTGCTCAGCTACCTCACCGACCGTCATCCCGACCTCAGGTCCGTCGCTCTCGGCGCGATCACCGCAGCCAGCATCCTCGCCATCGCGGTCACCTTCCTCGCCGGCGCGCTCACCGACCGCATCGGGCGCCGCCCCCTGTACATCGCGGGCTGTACGGCGGCGATTCTCTTCGCCTTCCCGATGTACCTGCTCACCAACACCGCCCGACCCGCCCTGGTCGTCACGGTGTTCATCATCGGCATCGGCCTCATCCACGCATGCCTCACCGGAACCCAGGGCTCCCTGCTCACCGAGCAGTTCCGCACCGCGACCCGTACCTCGGGGGCCTCGCTCGGCTACCAGCTCGCCGCGGCCATCGGCGGCTTCGCTCCCCTGCTCGCCGCCGCTCTGGTGGGAGTCTTCGGCTGGCCGGGCGCCGCGCTGCTCTACCTCGGCGCGGCCGTGATCGGCCTCGTCGGCATCCTCGTCACCAAGGAGACCTGGGGCCGCCATGAGCGGGAGCGCGTGCTCGCCCTCGTCGCAGAGGAACACCGTGCCCGGACCGCTTCAGGAACACCGACGGGCGAAGTCCTGCCGTCGACCTCCCGGTGA
- a CDS encoding effector-associated constant component EACC1, which translates to MEIRFRTEGPDQQEVLQSLLGWLTDDRALRGLVQVQRTVTDRPGRMGPELDSVLAVISTAVGVLQLPLSYLAWRQSRRPTAPPVTIQVVGADQPETGALLRRLQGESPDNGSSDEPGT; encoded by the coding sequence TTGGAAATCAGGTTCAGGACGGAGGGACCGGATCAACAGGAAGTACTGCAGTCGTTACTGGGCTGGCTCACGGACGACCGGGCGCTGCGCGGTCTCGTCCAAGTACAGCGGACCGTCACCGACAGGCCCGGACGAATGGGCCCGGAACTCGACTCCGTTCTGGCGGTGATCTCTACGGCGGTCGGTGTCCTCCAACTGCCTCTGTCGTACCTCGCCTGGCGGCAGAGCCGCAGGCCCACCGCGCCACCCGTCACCATCCAGGTAGTCGGCGCGGACCAGCCGGAGACCGGGGCCCTCCTGCGCAGGCTCCAGGGCGAATCCCCGGACAACGGCAGCTCCGACGAGCCCGGAACGTGA
- a CDS encoding caspase, EACC1-associated type — MTAPRTITDPISVDGIDPSRSACVLIGVDDYTFLDSLRSVRHNLVELRAALTDEEIWGIPEDRIITVANPAAPADLAGPIREAGLLAEDTLIVYYAGHGLIDRHEQQLLLTLPGSVEDQPDTCVRSGDVRRAIRDTGPALRRVLILDCCFSGQVLTEMTGVDRGRQGGQVAVETLRGVEGSYVMTSAPRDRPSHAPDPRRCTVFTGALVDVLRHGLPDGPPKLGLHAIFQTVKARITAMRPEMPQEPQDEDRNGVGGLDFVRNLAVLPPLAPTPDLIIGRPRRSRLRTFLWSLTAGAAGLAVGLGAPAAADWWQQNHPASAAGSCGGHLADADAPRAVLLDHSDALNKKNVDYEAVEGLSALALVSEGPDGVEALALADNSPGLLFPLTLGSPFDLNPTADTAHTLRRATGKKFPQWYDGEGMALEEGGRTVLVGSETGPAIRRFDIATGKQLGADFPIPEALRFWPQGSAQTGRSIESLALSPNGKHLYAGWEAALAKDGDQRGRALIRIQRYTGEPGGAYTPDKQYAYLASDGMHLVELAALDNDDGLLALERAYTASLGTAVRVVQLSLDQARDVTDEDSLYGLPADVFADETPVLDLAACPAGGPGAVATPASNHNNPLMDNVEGMALGKEWRTGRYKGWRPLYLISDDNGSGDQITRLYSLAVRLKP, encoded by the coding sequence GTGACCGCGCCCCGCACCATCACGGACCCCATCTCAGTCGACGGCATCGACCCCAGCCGTTCCGCCTGCGTGCTGATCGGTGTGGACGACTACACGTTCCTCGACTCGCTGCGCAGCGTCCGCCACAACCTCGTCGAACTACGCGCCGCGCTCACCGACGAGGAGATCTGGGGAATCCCCGAGGACCGGATCATCACGGTGGCCAACCCGGCCGCGCCGGCCGACCTGGCAGGCCCCATCCGGGAGGCCGGGCTCCTCGCCGAGGACACGCTGATCGTCTACTACGCGGGCCACGGCCTCATCGACCGCCACGAACAGCAGCTCCTTCTCACCTTGCCCGGGTCGGTGGAAGACCAGCCGGACACCTGTGTGCGGTCCGGCGACGTACGCCGTGCCATCCGTGACACGGGCCCCGCGCTGCGCCGCGTCCTGATCCTCGACTGCTGCTTCAGCGGTCAAGTGCTCACCGAGATGACGGGCGTCGACCGCGGACGGCAGGGCGGTCAGGTGGCGGTGGAGACGCTGCGCGGAGTCGAAGGCTCGTACGTCATGACCTCCGCGCCGCGCGACCGGCCCTCGCACGCCCCCGACCCCAGACGCTGCACGGTCTTCACCGGTGCGCTGGTGGACGTCCTGCGCCACGGCCTGCCGGACGGTCCTCCGAAGCTTGGACTGCACGCCATCTTTCAGACCGTCAAGGCGCGGATCACGGCGATGCGGCCCGAAATGCCTCAGGAGCCCCAGGACGAGGACCGTAACGGTGTCGGCGGGCTGGACTTCGTCCGTAACCTCGCCGTACTGCCGCCGCTGGCCCCGACGCCCGACCTCATCATCGGCCGGCCGCGGCGCAGCCGGCTCCGCACCTTCCTGTGGTCGCTGACGGCCGGCGCGGCCGGTCTCGCGGTCGGTCTCGGCGCACCGGCCGCCGCCGACTGGTGGCAGCAGAACCATCCCGCGTCCGCGGCCGGCAGCTGCGGCGGTCATCTGGCGGACGCGGACGCGCCCCGTGCGGTCCTCCTGGACCATTCCGACGCGCTGAACAAGAAGAACGTCGACTACGAAGCCGTCGAGGGGCTCTCTGCGCTCGCCCTCGTCTCCGAAGGGCCGGACGGGGTCGAAGCGCTGGCACTCGCCGACAATTCCCCCGGTCTGCTGTTCCCTCTCACCCTCGGCAGCCCCTTCGACCTGAACCCCACCGCCGACACCGCGCACACGCTGCGCCGCGCGACGGGCAAGAAGTTTCCTCAGTGGTACGACGGTGAGGGCATGGCCCTCGAAGAAGGCGGCCGGACGGTACTGGTCGGCTCCGAGACCGGCCCTGCCATCCGCCGCTTCGACATCGCCACCGGCAAGCAGCTCGGTGCGGACTTCCCCATCCCCGAAGCCCTGCGGTTCTGGCCGCAGGGCAGCGCACAGACCGGCCGCAGCATCGAGTCCCTCGCCCTCTCACCGAACGGAAAGCATCTCTACGCGGGCTGGGAAGCAGCCCTGGCCAAGGACGGTGACCAGCGCGGCCGGGCCCTGATCCGTATCCAGCGCTACACGGGCGAGCCCGGCGGCGCCTACACCCCGGACAAGCAGTACGCCTATCTCGCCAGCGACGGAATGCACCTGGTGGAGCTCGCGGCCCTCGACAACGACGACGGACTCCTCGCTCTGGAACGCGCCTACACGGCGAGCCTGGGAACCGCCGTGCGTGTCGTCCAGCTGTCCCTCGATCAAGCCCGCGACGTGACCGACGAGGACTCCCTGTACGGACTCCCGGCGGACGTCTTCGCCGACGAGACCCCCGTTCTCGACCTGGCCGCCTGCCCCGCCGGCGGCCCCGGCGCAGTCGCCACACCCGCCTCGAACCACAACAACCCCCTGATGGACAACGTGGAGGGCATGGCCCTGGGCAAGGAATGGAGAACCGGCCGCTACAAAGGCTGGCGCCCGCTCTACCTGATCTCCGACGACAACGGCAGCGGCGACCAGATCACCCGGCTGTACTCACTGGCGGTACGCCTGAAGCCGTAA
- a CDS encoding helix-turn-helix domain-containing protein, whose amino-acid sequence MTINVLAAQHPMPSHPRRRDGKAPLPAPEERARLRRAWHLTDAQVAAAFGVTAATVRSWESGRTTPTGLRRAAYAAFLSGLAQGLAPVAAGVPAPPSARRTLSPAARQRVKRPVGPVPVCPTAVVPQAVPRAKGARVAEPGRGPASTVLSVGDRPDPVTPARCRRLRAMTAATGLWAVFVHLMITSPPPHL is encoded by the coding sequence ATGACGATCAACGTGCTTGCCGCACAGCACCCCATGCCCTCCCATCCACGCCGCCGGGACGGGAAGGCACCTCTGCCCGCTCCCGAGGAGCGCGCCCGGTTGCGCCGGGCGTGGCATCTCACCGACGCGCAGGTCGCCGCGGCCTTCGGAGTGACCGCGGCGACGGTGCGGTCCTGGGAGAGCGGCCGTACCACCCCGACCGGCCTGCGGCGGGCCGCCTACGCGGCCTTCCTCAGCGGGCTGGCCCAGGGCCTGGCTCCCGTCGCCGCGGGCGTTCCGGCGCCGCCATCGGCACGGCGGACGCTCAGTCCCGCGGCCCGGCAGCGCGTCAAGCGACCGGTCGGCCCCGTGCCGGTGTGCCCCACGGCCGTGGTCCCGCAAGCGGTTCCGCGGGCGAAGGGGGCACGCGTGGCCGAGCCTGGTCGGGGCCCGGCCTCGACCGTCCTCTCCGTGGGAGACAGACCCGACCCGGTGACGCCGGCGCGCTGCCGCAGACTCCGGGCCATGACCGCCGCGACAGGCCTCTGGGCGGTCTTCGTGCACCTCATGATCACCTCGCCGCCCCCGCACCTGTAG